The Syngnathus scovelli strain Florida chromosome 7, RoL_Ssco_1.2, whole genome shotgun sequence DNA window ATTAATTCACGTTGAATTCATTAGAAAATGTAAGTATAGTGACGTGATTGCAGGTTATTTTGGTCCTCGTTTCCTGCCCACAGAATtatttattagtagtagtaattGTTGATTACACCTGTTTATTTTTAACCGCCAATTCAATGATCATTATTTAAATGGTGTTAACAAGCTTCACTGATTcaactgtttatttatttttaatgtcaaTGTAGCTGTTTATAACATATTACAAATGTATTAGCGTAAATTAAatacaacatttttttaatactaTTCTCGTTTACACTTAGTAACTGGCAATACAGTATTCTACCTACAGGTGGTGCTGTTTCCTCTGTAAAACCTCAAGAAGCAATAGTAATGAATGTACTTCAAATTAATGTTCTCATAttttgtacatttatttttttctgtcaaccAGTTTATTCATTGTGATAAATTGTTCCAAACTCTTGCCTGaagtacaaaataaaataccatAAAGTGCAACTAGAATCCTTTCAaagtgaaagttttttttttttttttatttcaaaacatttacaCAGATGGAAAATCTGAACCACACAAATGTATTATGTATAAAACGTGTGcattatgtgtgtgcgtgcgcgcatgtGAGTGTGGCTGCAAACAAGCCCAcattcacagacacacacacacaaacggccTTGAGAAAGTCTGTGACTTAACATCATACGTTGAGAGTTCGAAGAATATGTGTGCCCGCGTATGTTTGACCGAAACcaggaaatgaaagaaaaaaaaaagagtgctcAGATTGTTTGTCAAGCATAATGAATACTTTTAAATCTTAAAGTTCTGATGGTCCACTTCCTGTGTGCTTTGAGGTTCTTGCTGGTTTGGGAGCGAGTCTTTTGGGAGGTGCAGTTGATGCTGAGGTGTTTGGAATAACTCAACACATTTAGAGGTGGATGGATGTGGGATTTAGACGTGCTTGTTTTGTACTCCAGCTCCCTACTGGCAGGTGGCACTAGTGAGGTACATCACTAGTGTACCCCTTGTACATTTGCTTTTTTCAATGCAGCACCTCCCTGTCGGCCGATCCGGGGCGGGCGGGGTAGATGTGGAGCTGTGGTAGGTCGATGCCGTCGTTGTGCAACTCTTCCTGCTTTTGGAGGCCGTGAAGTTTGGCCACCAAATCGGCGATGAACACCTGCCAAGACCACACAATGCAGTAATATCATTAGCCCATCTATGATGTTTTGCattctgtgttagcattaagctaacacaTTTTTATGAGACTATGTGATTTGGTTTATCTTATCTTTTTTCACAACgccctgtgttttttttgctcGCAACACAGCGCAAAAATATTTACCGCGTGACATCGCAAAACTAACAAAACTTGAAGGTATGCTAATCTGGTGCATCAAAATGATTACAAGTTATGAAATGGAATCTTTTGTTTACCTCAGTGTTGTTGCACGAGTGAAGAATCTCCTggaatgaacacacacacacatacgtaagGACACAAGACGTTATAATTCTGATTCTGGACACTTCATTCAGTAAGGACGAGTAATAAGATGTAAAGAAGAAGTAAAATAGCGCCACCTGCAGTCGGTGCGTCCTCTCAGCGTCAGTCTTCAGGTCGAGAAGATCGTCGATGTTTACCTCCTCAGGCATGTCCTCCTCCTAATCATCATCAACACAAACAGCTTAATGTGCTAAAAATGCAAAATCTTTTAATTGCACTTCCTGTGTGTGCCTACAGGGGGAGACATTCAACAGACGGGAGATGAAAGAAGGCGACAGCAGGTATTTTTCATGCTTTCATATGCGCACACTGTAAAAAAGTGCTGGAGTATAGCCTACTTAAAAACGCATCTGATTTTATTTCGTGAAACCATTTGCCAaagtacaattgagtaaaatcaactttttttttcagtgcatgTGTTTACTTTTCtctcacacacgtacacacacacggagTGTGGTTGTGTGGGTTTGTTTGCCATTCCTTTGCCTCATTATTGTTTCCTGTCTGATCTGTCCGTGTATGGTCAATTGccagatgtgtgcgtgtgtgtttatatTGATTAAGGATGAGTTATGGACTCACCAACTGTGATATTATTATTgtaacaaaatacaaaaacaaaatcatcaGGGGgtagcaggtgtgtgtgtgtgtgtttatgagtGGGTCCTAAGCTCCGCCCCCTGTTGTTTATCAGCTGCAGACATCAGTGTGATGTCATCACGTCCAAGtaatgaagtgtgtgtgtgtgttcagattATTGTTCATTGACAGATTTGTGGTGTCAGCAAGTGTCgctatacacacagacacactaatCTGCGTGTTGGTCCATAATAGAAGCTCTATTTGACCTCGTTAGGTTAATGCTGACTCCTTTGTGTGTGCTAGTGTGAGTTGTGTATACAACGTGTTTGTGcccgcgcatgtgtgtgtatttatgttGTGGGGGTCGGGGAAGGTACAAACTTAGAAAAACACGTCCAGCTGCAACAAAGACAAAAACACGCACTCACATTTGTGGACACATTTTTGCTCTTGCAATactagtacacacacacacacacacacacacacacacacacacacacaaaacagccaGATGTCAAGCTAATAAATCAATAGCACTAATAGCTGTTAGCATCTGTCTTCTTTGTCCTCTTCACCTTAATTTGCATGTCAGAGGCTTCCCCAATTGTTTCATTGATTGATGACTAATAGGTCAAATATTCTCATCATCACTGACATCACCAAAGGAACGTCATCGAATAAACGATTTGTGAGTTTTAAAGTGTTATCATCAGTGCACGTGTGTTTATTATATGCAGTGatggatttgtgtgtgtgttaccttaACTAGACAAGAGTAGACTGAAGCATCATGACTTTGTGTACTACTAGTCATaacattctcagcagcatgtgtgtgtgtgtttgtagacCCAGATGGGACGTCTGACAGGAAATGAAGCAAACGGACAGATGTAATTATCTATTTATAACTGgacacatggacacacacacatagtcagtccacatgcacacacacagtaacTGGCTAATATCAGGGGACAAATAATTGTCTTCCTCCTTACCTTCATCTATTATGCATtgagcgtgagtgtgtgtgtgtgagatgaaCAAAGACGACCGTTTGGACGCTGACATTATCAGTCGAAAGCCTCATGTATCTTCACATTATCTGACACTTTAATAACCCTACTCTCCATAACGGTTCAGGTTCTTGAATGAAACACACTCGGGAGCGTTTGATAAAACATAGACTccatgaacaaataaataaaaggaaaaCGGTGATTTAAGTAGACTGCAAATGACTCCATCTTTTTTATTAAGCCCTCAAACTCCACTTCTGAAGGCATATCAAAAACTGCTCATTACATAATGTTTTATATAAGCACTATAGTAACCAAGTTGTATTATCAATAGTAATCGAGTATTAACTATTGTAGAAGTTGGATGGTTAGTAGTAGTCGCAGTAATGTAGTTGGTCTGATGAATCCATCCCCAGAAACTTAATACGGAACGATAAAAACACTCGAGCTGACCACGGGTGGCACTCTCACGTCAACACACCAAAATATTCTCCGTGTGATGTCAAAAAGTACTTCAAAGATAtctgcacaacacacacacacacgcctgcaGCTGCGTCTGCGCTGTCAGTTCCACTTTGCATCCACACTGAACACTGGAAACACTCTTGCAATCCTCCGTGTGACCTTTAACCAGTTTTCTACTGTGCACACATCCTTGTCATCTCTAAtcattacttttactttaacagtctatttatttacatatagTGACATTCATAAGATAAATTCATCTCCACAGTGAACATCAGTTTTTAAGGGCATCTTCACAATAATATGAAAGAATTTTATAGAAGTAATTCATCATTGTAGTATTAATAGTGTAGTAAGTCTTTGTGCCGCTGTTTTGGTCAGCAACTGTGGTCCAGTACTCACCCGGCCCCTGTAG harbors:
- the ppp1r14ab gene encoding protein phosphatase 1, regulatory (inhibitor) subunit 14Ab is translated as MAANRVGRRVNKVCNQQSPNRARGSSGGGREPGGHSLQRRQARVTVKYNRKELQRRLDVEKWIDCGLDELYRGREEDMPEEVNIDDLLDLKTDAERTHRLQEILHSCNNTEVFIADLVAKLHGLQKQEELHNDGIDLPQLHIYPARPGSADREVLH